The Dermacentor silvarum isolate Dsil-2018 chromosome 3, BIME_Dsil_1.4, whole genome shotgun sequence region TCTGGCTTGTGTTGCACACTGTTGTCGCATGTCTCAAGATGTGTCACTTGAGTTGATGTCCCTGACTCACTAATGAAGCACATGAACACCGAGAAATTCTTGCTTGACACGCTTCTTTCTTCAGTTTGTGTTTCCTGCGTGAAAATGCAGTAAGAAAGAATAAATACATCCATGTTGGGTTACAGTGGCAGCCTCATTTTTATCAGTCATAACACAAAACTTTATCGATGATAAACAAACATTTCAAACTAGCCGATCCAGAAAAATGCTGTCACATATTGTGCATCAAGTGCTGCACTGAAAAAATGAGAAGGGAATGAGCAATAAGAGTACAACACTGCTAACTTGCTGCCTATGCTACACAGGGAGGCGTAACTGAGCATGGTATAAGAGCGAAGAACATATTTAGCTGTACAATTTCAGGCATTCAACTTCAGTTTCCGAAATTTTCAGGAGCTTACCACAGATTTTACTGCAGTGCAAAGCTCAGCAGCGACAGTGGACAGTAGATCCAAGCCCTCTGTCGAGCTCCGCTCGTACAACAGGTCTGTACTAGTTGCTAGATCAACTGTGGTAAGGCTGCTGGTACCAATGGCTCCTGTCTCAGCTGTGTAGGGAGAAGCTGGTCCAGGGGAATCAGCTGATGCAGGAGTAGCCAGTGATGCAGATGACCCAGAGTGCCGCTGCTTCCACCTGCACATTTAACAGAAGCTTGGATGTCACTGCTTTTTGTAAACACACAAGGATTTTGTTTTGGGCACATCTACATGCATGCATTCACATTTACTTGTAGAGACAACTGCATCATGGCAAAGCTAAACGGGAAAAGATGTAACATATTGAAGAGTCCCAGCTTTTGATGCAAACAAGCCCAAGTAGCACATCAGAGAGAAGCTTACCTATTAAATCTAGCCAGCTGAGCAGTAGATGAAGTGGACCTCTTCTTGTACACGGTCGGGAATATTGTTGGTACATAACCTGGGTGGCTTTCAATTGTGCTTTTCTCGCCATTCACAAAATGTTTGGAACACACCCTCGAATCTCGATTAGGCTGCCAGCTAGAGGAGTCCTCAAAACTGAAATGAGTAAAACATGAGTAATTACCATCCATCTGATGCAACAGGTGTAGCAGTGTCAATCAATGAAAGGTTCATGATTAAAACAGCTGGACAACACGCTGCACTTTAAAAATTATTTGTCTAAGTATTACTAACCTCACACACTTAATACACACTGTTTTCTCCCCTGCTTGAGCGCCGCAACAAATTTTCGTCATTTTTAATGTGCAGTAGATTATGCACTAATacaacatgaatgaatgaatgaatgaatgaatgaatgaatgaatgaacctttatttgaagaagtgacttggcagtcgaggtggtagggtcccttattccaggaataAATAACATTAATGAACAACGCAATGTGGTCAGCGGACAGGAAACGCTCATGATAGCACAGGACCCTTGGCGTTTCTTGTCCGCCGGCGTCAACCACGACAACGCCGCGAAGATTATGTAACatcgaaataaaataaaacacgaCCATAACGGAGGGCGGCTTCCGGTGAACATGAAGTTTCTCATTCCTTGCAATGAACACGGCTACGAGTAGTTTCATCGTCATTCTCAA contains the following coding sequences:
- the LOC119445041 gene encoding peroxynitrite isomerase THAP4-like isoform X2 is translated as MASSEPCGRTPVKKKSGRRYCSVKDCHSREGTPGVRLYSFPSKPWEKSRRQKWIIAVRRVNFEDSSSWQPNRDSRVCSKHFVNGEKSTIESHPGYVPTIFPTVYKKRSTSSTAQLARFNRWKQRHSGSSASLATPASADSPGPASPYTAETGAIGTSSLTTVDLATSTDLLYERSSTEGLDLLSTVAAELCTAVKSVVSS